In Haloferax mediterranei ATCC 33500, the following proteins share a genomic window:
- a CDS encoding helix-turn-helix domain-containing protein, with protein sequence MRSVRLVLTWGDVQLHPLEAVFATEPDVDIEKIYYVNPVGENEYAELGLIGGDLNRAEELLEASQVVKEFEVSDSKDGIVYLHYAGSEYMDALLAVLFNHAIVLRWPVEFTRVNGQNGIRLTFIGSSRSIQEAIEDVPSGIDLHLEQSTQFRGDPHSDTSLLTPQQWHILSTAIGMGYYETPRETTQKDIATRLDKSEGTIAERLQRIEARILKSINF encoded by the coding sequence GTGAGAAGCGTCCGACTCGTCCTTACGTGGGGAGATGTCCAGTTGCATCCACTCGAAGCCGTATTCGCCACCGAACCGGACGTCGATATCGAGAAGATCTATTACGTGAATCCGGTCGGAGAGAACGAGTACGCCGAATTAGGGCTCATCGGCGGGGACCTGAACAGGGCCGAAGAACTTCTAGAGGCGTCGCAGGTCGTAAAGGAGTTCGAGGTCTCTGATTCGAAGGATGGCATCGTGTATCTTCATTACGCAGGGTCGGAGTACATGGACGCATTGCTTGCTGTCCTGTTCAACCACGCGATTGTCCTTCGGTGGCCGGTTGAGTTCACCAGGGTGAACGGGCAGAACGGTATCAGGCTCACGTTCATCGGATCAAGCCGTTCCATTCAGGAAGCCATCGAAGACGTTCCGTCAGGCATCGACCTCCATCTTGAACAGTCTACGCAATTCAGGGGCGACCCACACTCGGACACCTCGCTGTTGACACCACAGCAATGGCATATACTCTCGACGGCTATCGGAATGGGGTATTACGAGACGCCACGAGAAACGACCCAGAAGGACATTGCAACGCGACTCGACAAATCGGAGGGGACAATCGCAGAACGACTCCAGCGTATCGAAGCCCGTATTCTCAAGTCGATCAATTTCTGA
- a CDS encoding glycoside hydrolase family 31 protein yields the protein MSDKNTHDSDFLPVGRRTLLKSTAALLAGSALTSAPASAHHYDSKIHYEPQVDEDNLMQLSVEGHEVLDDGVKLDLGTHEGYIRLFSDNLVRVAIMEPGEEEYESRGIENGLSEWDTPSFSVDSSPDKIAIETDTVTVEINTELFGVRFLDEEGTVINEDYLDKGSSGYAPSPDRAEESTNPTPQTNATQQTNSTLQESAYRSTSVSDLDADTADTQEDVQTADPTPNEPLPYVYKKADEDEAFYGFGEQPELTLNQRGKKLENWNTDQYGYFYTSDYVYASVPFFVGLKNAGAYGMFFDNPNHTVFHTPQVQDPEGVEETYDTDAGEDYYYFVGDGGQLTYYIAYGPEIGDVLDSYTSLTGTINLPPKWAIGFHQSKWEYSPEELVEIPHRYRQEEIPLDAMHFDIGYMNNYRVFSIQDSHRDALQTLSEELPEVKTVAVNDPGVAVDKEIDVDGDGELEPYDPYLEGTANDYWTKDANGETFKARVWPDVAVWPDFSRSEVRSWWAEQHDVLFDAGFDGIKNDMGEPAVFQKNTRYDWTMPVDNIHGTGNDTMLHEEYHNMYGFDYARASRESYDLYKPDDRPFLLNRNLYAGGQRYAAIWTGDCVSIWPHLQMQIPMMMNMGISGLAFCGHDVGGFVGRPSPELFKRWIELGAFIPFFRNHTDTHRKQDPDLPRNQHPWTFGEEAVDITKKYTELRYKLLPYLYNEFQESSENGKPIFQPLVFQFQDDDEVRGIADQFLFGDDVLVAPVVEEGATERDVYLPDGETWVDFWTNDVYDGGQWMTVDVPIDHLPIYVRKDSIIPMREVQQYTGEKPLTTLQLNTYLDEEASYSFYEDDGATNDFEDGEYNVTNFTITGTGGGVVTFESEMEVENYDDSQLSSYLLRLDRSQAPRKVQAGPTKYEAVDADMVEETANSFAYSDDEDAVLVHIPADEERKVTLFFNGRGNGQSNGHGYGRGTGQQ from the coding sequence ATGTCTGATAAAAACACACACGACTCCGATTTCCTTCCGGTCGGACGACGTACACTGTTGAAATCCACAGCCGCCCTTCTGGCGGGGAGTGCGCTCACTTCAGCCCCCGCATCGGCACACCACTATGATTCGAAGATCCACTACGAACCACAGGTGGACGAGGACAACCTCATGCAATTGTCCGTCGAGGGTCACGAAGTTCTCGACGACGGGGTGAAACTTGACCTCGGTACTCACGAAGGGTACATTCGTCTATTCAGCGACAACCTAGTTCGCGTCGCCATCATGGAACCGGGCGAGGAAGAATACGAATCTCGGGGTATCGAGAACGGACTCAGCGAGTGGGACACGCCGAGCTTCAGCGTCGATTCGAGCCCCGACAAGATAGCCATCGAGACCGACACGGTTACTGTCGAAATCAACACGGAACTCTTCGGTGTCCGGTTCCTCGACGAGGAAGGGACGGTCATCAACGAGGACTACTTGGATAAGGGGTCGTCAGGATACGCCCCATCTCCCGATAGAGCTGAGGAATCGACCAACCCAACGCCGCAAACAAACGCAACACAGCAGACCAACTCAACGCTGCAAGAGTCCGCTTACAGGTCCACAAGCGTGAGCGACCTGGATGCAGACACCGCTGATACTCAGGAGGACGTCCAAACGGCCGACCCAACGCCTAACGAGCCGTTACCATACGTGTACAAGAAGGCCGACGAGGACGAAGCCTTCTATGGCTTTGGCGAACAGCCCGAACTCACACTCAACCAACGCGGAAAGAAACTCGAGAACTGGAATACGGACCAGTACGGGTACTTTTACACGAGTGACTACGTCTATGCGTCGGTTCCGTTCTTTGTCGGCCTGAAGAATGCCGGTGCGTACGGGATGTTCTTTGATAATCCCAACCATACCGTGTTCCACACGCCCCAGGTACAGGACCCCGAGGGCGTAGAGGAGACCTACGACACCGACGCTGGTGAAGACTACTACTACTTCGTTGGCGATGGCGGCCAGCTAACGTACTACATCGCCTACGGTCCGGAAATCGGCGATGTCCTCGACAGCTACACGAGTTTGACCGGAACCATCAATCTGCCACCCAAGTGGGCGATTGGATTCCACCAGAGCAAGTGGGAATACAGCCCCGAGGAACTCGTCGAGATACCCCACCGGTACCGCCAAGAGGAGATTCCGCTGGACGCGATGCACTTCGATATCGGCTACATGAACAACTACCGCGTCTTCAGCATCCAGGACTCACACCGCGATGCGCTCCAAACGCTAAGTGAGGAGTTGCCCGAAGTCAAGACGGTCGCCGTCAACGACCCGGGTGTCGCGGTGGACAAGGAGATAGACGTCGATGGTGACGGCGAACTCGAACCGTACGACCCTTATCTCGAAGGGACTGCCAATGATTACTGGACCAAGGATGCGAACGGGGAGACGTTCAAAGCGAGAGTCTGGCCCGATGTCGCGGTGTGGCCCGACTTCTCGCGTTCTGAGGTCCGCAGCTGGTGGGCCGAACAACACGACGTGTTGTTCGATGCCGGCTTCGACGGGATCAAAAACGACATGGGTGAGCCGGCGGTATTCCAGAAGAATACCCGTTACGACTGGACGATGCCGGTGGACAACATCCACGGGACGGGTAATGACACGATGTTGCACGAGGAGTATCACAACATGTACGGGTTCGACTATGCCCGGGCATCTCGTGAGTCCTACGACCTCTACAAGCCCGACGACCGTCCCTTCCTGTTGAACCGGAACCTCTACGCTGGCGGCCAGCGGTACGCGGCAATCTGGACCGGTGATTGCGTGAGTATCTGGCCCCACTTGCAGATGCAGATTCCGATGATGATGAACATGGGAATCTCTGGGCTCGCGTTCTGTGGTCACGACGTCGGCGGATTCGTCGGGCGGCCTTCTCCCGAACTATTCAAGCGCTGGATAGAACTGGGAGCGTTCATCCCCTTCTTCCGGAACCACACCGACACCCACAGGAAGCAAGACCCGGACCTTCCGCGCAATCAACACCCGTGGACGTTCGGCGAGGAAGCCGTGGATATCACGAAAAAGTACACTGAGCTTCGCTACAAACTGCTTCCGTACCTCTACAACGAGTTCCAGGAGTCGTCAGAAAACGGGAAGCCGATCTTCCAGCCGCTGGTCTTCCAATTCCAGGACGACGACGAAGTCCGTGGCATCGCCGACCAGTTCCTCTTCGGCGACGACGTGCTTGTTGCACCAGTCGTCGAAGAAGGTGCGACGGAACGCGACGTCTACCTACCAGACGGTGAGACTTGGGTCGACTTCTGGACGAACGACGTGTACGACGGTGGGCAGTGGATGACCGTCGACGTCCCGATCGACCATCTGCCGATCTACGTGCGTAAAGACTCGATCATCCCAATGCGCGAGGTGCAGCAGTACACGGGAGAAAAGCCACTTACGACGCTTCAGTTGAACACCTACCTCGACGAAGAAGCTTCGTACTCGTTCTACGAGGACGACGGCGCGACCAACGACTTCGAGGACGGCGAGTACAACGTGACGAACTTCACCATCACGGGGACGGGGGGTGGTGTCGTCACCTTCGAATCCGAGATGGAAGTCGAAAACTACGACGACTCCCAACTCTCGTCGTACCTGTTGCGACTCGACCGTTCGCAAGCGCCGAGGAAAGTCCAGGCCGGCCCGACCAAGTACGAAGCGGTCGATGCCGACATGGTCGAAGAGACGGCGAACTCGTTCGCCTACAGTGACGACGAGGACGCTGTACTCGTCCACATTCCTGCCGACGAAGAGCGCAAAGTAACGCTCTTTTTCAACGGTCGGGGTAACGGCCAAAGTAACGGTCACGGCTACGGTCGGGGAACCGGACAGCAGTAG
- a CDS encoding L-2-amino-thiazoline-4-carboxylic acid hydrolase translates to MTGERPLSDVTELDGYGHGITGVTPNGRRHMPRIVLRAVRKEFGVLKGIVFLALSLVRSVLVKRRNPEGMRLAADYSSEFANDFPMIVGMYETHSNWTDADEAYGFLRTIVQTSAQYQMYDLYPVEELQEFTDPFEAFKRYNYGIFADDDNYPMEEFVDEPNHCQIMVGSCANVQIAHAFGYPELAKLGCDHDLAGYPLIEDDVDAVFRRSQTIAKGADSCDFQFYRKGTEPDATFENR, encoded by the coding sequence ATGACTGGAGAACGTCCCCTCTCAGATGTGACCGAACTCGACGGATACGGCCACGGTATCACCGGCGTCACTCCAAACGGAAGACGGCATATGCCTCGCATCGTCCTGCGCGCGGTTCGTAAAGAATTCGGGGTTCTCAAAGGAATCGTTTTCCTGGCTCTCTCGCTGGTCCGGAGCGTCCTCGTCAAGCGACGGAACCCCGAAGGAATGAGACTAGCGGCCGACTACAGTTCGGAATTTGCGAACGACTTCCCGATGATAGTTGGGATGTACGAGACGCATTCGAACTGGACGGACGCGGACGAAGCGTACGGTTTCCTCCGGACGATCGTCCAGACATCGGCGCAATACCAGATGTACGACCTCTATCCAGTTGAGGAGCTCCAGGAATTCACCGATCCGTTTGAGGCGTTCAAACGCTACAACTACGGTATCTTCGCGGATGACGACAACTACCCGATGGAGGAGTTCGTCGACGAACCAAACCATTGCCAGATTATGGTTGGGTCGTGCGCAAACGTCCAGATTGCACACGCGTTTGGGTATCCCGAACTCGCGAAACTGGGATGTGATCACGACCTCGCTGGCTACCCGCTTATCGAAGATGACGTCGACGCGGTGTTTCGTCGTTCCCAAACCATCGCGAAAGGCGCCGACTCGTGCGATTTCCAGTTCTACCGGAAAGGGACCGAGCCTGATGCGACGTTCGAGAACAGATGA